A genomic window from Candidatus Thiocaldithrix dubininis includes:
- a CDS encoding HAD hydrolase-like protein, translating to MPSKLIVRDWQQIRRWLEPRIAADQVRLVSVDIFDTILSRCIEPPSDVQYAVCRKIAQRLHLDVEMVWQTRQSVEAALRQEAVKAGFDPECGYSELVPRWVEQLCGVHNTELEQFIIETEINLEDNALHVKPEAQVFMDWLREQQVALIATSDMYLDHALMRELLARKGLLPYFQAIYVSADNLIGKYSGRLFQYILDKHKLQPAQLVHIGDNPISDRKAACQQGIQGIWLFEKSDLKRREQLALSATMAKRGGIWTGRHFFSLVQARIQQRDGLRPHNFFYRYGRDVLGAAFSVFMLGLQERLQRQAIEKVLFVARDGYLFERMYASLPQQVPSEYVYLSRKVITAASVADGLTHAQAIVAFYNPKQCGLESVCKVYGLPEALLRPLAKLHGFMNFAEPISDWQDTRLHQFLGDSEVQSIIRQAGRSHKRLLERYLEQVGFFNYKSVALVDIGWNGTVQKFLKHAFGQRADFPILHGYYFAFVPKLYNDFGENNFCEGIVHDSRRGNSCERIPAEFEEIFEQGARAAEATTIGYRDQFGYVEPVLKPDTAPDRQAELRCNPLVARLQEGILAHWEHFQAVQKLTGYDSEALRQYVYGLLERAVVYPTAEETRELTQLVHTEDFGHDHILTLDNPKVGWKDLLQPQQLLKRLELSAWRYALLDNIPTGLANFAFRVAYLHLVKK from the coding sequence ATGCCTAGTAAATTAATCGTGCGGGATTGGCAACAAATTAGACGTTGGTTAGAGCCACGCATTGCTGCGGATCAAGTGCGTTTAGTTTCTGTGGATATTTTCGATACGATTTTATCGCGTTGTATTGAACCGCCGTCCGATGTGCAATATGCCGTTTGCCGTAAGATTGCGCAACGCTTGCATTTAGATGTTGAGATGGTTTGGCAAACGCGGCAAAGCGTGGAAGCGGCATTACGTCAAGAAGCGGTAAAAGCTGGTTTTGATCCTGAATGCGGCTATAGTGAATTAGTGCCGCGTTGGGTTGAACAATTATGTGGCGTACACAATACCGAGTTAGAACAGTTTATTATTGAAACGGAAATCAATTTAGAAGACAACGCGCTACATGTGAAGCCAGAAGCGCAAGTGTTTATGGATTGGTTGCGGGAACAGCAAGTTGCGCTGATTGCGACCTCCGATATGTATTTAGACCATGCTTTAATGCGTGAATTATTGGCGCGTAAAGGTTTGTTGCCGTATTTCCAGGCAATTTATGTATCGGCGGATAATTTGATTGGTAAATACAGCGGGCGTTTATTCCAATATATTTTAGACAAACATAAGTTACAGCCTGCGCAATTAGTGCATATTGGCGACAATCCAATTTCGGATCGTAAAGCCGCTTGCCAACAAGGGATTCAGGGCATTTGGTTATTTGAAAAAAGCGATTTAAAACGCCGTGAGCAATTAGCCTTATCAGCAACGATGGCTAAACGGGGCGGTATTTGGACAGGTCGGCATTTTTTTAGTTTAGTGCAAGCGCGTATTCAACAACGTGACGGCTTACGTCCGCATAACTTTTTTTATCGTTATGGGCGTGATGTATTAGGTGCAGCGTTTAGCGTGTTTATGTTGGGGTTGCAAGAGCGTTTACAGCGGCAAGCGATTGAAAAAGTCTTATTTGTGGCGCGGGATGGCTATTTATTCGAGCGGATGTATGCCAGCTTGCCGCAACAAGTGCCCTCTGAATATGTCTACCTTTCGCGTAAAGTAATTACGGCGGCCTCGGTTGCCGACGGGCTAACCCATGCGCAAGCCATTGTTGCGTTTTATAACCCTAAGCAATGCGGTTTAGAATCCGTGTGTAAGGTGTACGGTTTACCGGAAGCTTTATTAAGACCGTTGGCAAAATTACACGGCTTTATGAATTTTGCTGAACCGATTAGCGATTGGCAAGATACACGTTTACATCAATTTTTAGGCGATTCCGAAGTCCAGAGCATTATTCGCCAAGCGGGTCGCTCACATAAACGCTTATTAGAACGTTACTTAGAACAAGTCGGCTTTTTTAATTATAAAAGCGTTGCGTTGGTCGATATTGGCTGGAATGGCACCGTACAAAAATTCTTAAAACACGCATTCGGGCAGCGTGCAGATTTTCCAATTTTACACGGCTATTACTTTGCCTTTGTACCTAAGTTGTATAACGATTTTGGCGAGAATAATTTCTGTGAAGGCATTGTGCACGATTCCCGCCGTGGTAACAGTTGTGAACGGATTCCTGCCGAGTTTGAGGAAATTTTCGAGCAAGGCGCGCGTGCTGCTGAAGCCACTACCATTGGTTATCGTGATCAGTTTGGTTATGTCGAACCTGTATTAAAACCAGATACTGCGCCCGACCGTCAAGCCGAACTGCGCTGTAATCCCTTGGTTGCACGCTTACAAGAGGGCATTTTGGCGCATTGGGAACATTTCCAAGCGGTACAAAAGCTAACCGGTTATGACAGTGAGGCGTTGCGCCAATATGTATACGGTTTGTTAGAGCGGGCAGTGGTATATCCCACAGCAGAAGAAACCCGCGAACTCACTCAGTTAGTGCATACCGAAGATTTTGGGCATGATCATATTTTAACGTTAGATAATCCCAAAGTGGGTTGGAAGGATTTACTTCAACCCCAGCAATTGCTTAAACGCTTAGAACTCAGCGCATGGCGTTATGCCTTGCTAGACAATATTCCCACCGGTTTAGCAAACTTTGCTTTCCGCGTGGCTTATCTGCATCTGGTTAAAAAATAA
- a CDS encoding porin — protein sequence MKKLLAIAVAAALVAPAAAMAETTLYGKLHASYGQVKDNAGNKRTGVESHASRIGIKGSHALNNGLEATYGLEYGINLDGDNGDSTYGNSIDSLGNTSTSNSNGFTSRNQFVGLKGGFGEVRVGKHDTPAKLATAGQDVFADTYADLDNMIVADGHRVNNAVAYINKFGPVGFAVAHSSGTGLTGGAGTNGDNSADANSAMVNYGNGPWYAGLGYTQVKDTLKGGNLGLGWKSEAGHQANLIYEKVDYDAPATGDDKNILVNGVAKMGAVGLKAQYGEGKTTGAGKEKLASVGLDYSLGKKTSVYLLHSQDKNPTRVAGNTDKVKATAVGLVTEF from the coding sequence ATGAAAAAACTGCTTGCGATCGCAGTTGCTGCTGCTCTGGTTGCCCCAGCTGCTGCAATGGCTGAAACTACTTTATACGGTAAATTACACGCTTCTTACGGCCAAGTTAAAGATAACGCTGGCAACAAACGTACTGGCGTTGAAAGCCACGCTTCACGCATTGGTATCAAAGGTTCTCATGCACTGAATAACGGTTTAGAAGCTACCTATGGTTTAGAGTATGGCATCAACCTTGATGGTGACAATGGTGATAGTACTTATGGTAACAGTATTGACTCTCTAGGAAATACTAGTACTAGTAATAGCAATGGCTTTACCTCTCGTAACCAGTTTGTTGGTTTAAAAGGTGGTTTCGGCGAAGTACGTGTGGGTAAACATGATACGCCTGCGAAATTAGCAACTGCCGGTCAAGATGTATTTGCTGATACTTATGCAGACTTAGATAATATGATTGTTGCTGATGGTCATCGCGTAAACAATGCAGTAGCCTATATTAATAAATTTGGTCCTGTTGGCTTTGCAGTTGCTCACTCATCTGGTACAGGTTTGACTGGTGGTGCTGGTACTAATGGTGACAATAGTGCAGATGCCAATAGTGCAATGGTTAACTATGGCAACGGTCCTTGGTATGCAGGTTTAGGTTATACTCAAGTTAAAGACACTTTAAAAGGTGGTAACTTGGGCTTAGGTTGGAAATCTGAAGCGGGTCATCAAGCAAACTTGATTTACGAAAAAGTAGATTATGATGCTCCTGCAACTGGTGATGACAAAAACATTTTAGTCAATGGTGTTGCTAAAATGGGCGCTGTCGGCTTAAAAGCTCAATACGGTGAAGGTAAAACGACAGGTGCTGGTAAAGAAAAATTGGCTTCTGTTGGCTTAGATTATAGTCTGGGTAAGAAAACTTCTGTTTACTTGCTGCATTCACAAGACAAAAATCCGACCCGCGTAGCTGGCAATACTGATAAAGTTAAAGCAACTGCTGTTGGTTTAGTAACTGAATTCTAA
- the rpsI gene encoding 30S ribosomal protein S9, translated as MAESQYYGTGRRKSSSARVFLRNGSGNIQVNGLPLGQFFGRETSSMVVRQPLQTVDMLEKFDVSVTVTGGGMTGQAGAIRLGIARALLQYDEALRGTLKAEGFLTRDAREVERKKVGLHKARRATQFSKR; from the coding sequence ATGGCTGAATCACAATACTATGGAACTGGTCGCCGTAAATCTTCTTCGGCTCGTGTGTTCCTACGCAATGGCAGCGGCAATATTCAAGTAAACGGTTTACCGTTAGGTCAATTTTTCGGTCGCGAAACCTCTAGCATGGTCGTGCGCCAACCGTTACAAACCGTCGATATGTTAGAAAAATTCGACGTAAGCGTGACTGTTACTGGCGGTGGCATGACAGGTCAAGCAGGTGCAATTCGTTTGGGTATTGCTCGCGCACTATTACAATACGATGAAGCATTACGCGGTACATTAAAAGCAGAAGGCTTTTTAACCCGTGACGCACGTGAAGTTGAACGTAAGAAAGTGGGCTTGCACAAAGCACGTCGTGCGACCCAATTCTCTAAACGTTAA
- a CDS encoding glycosyltransferase family 2 protein, with protein sequence MQTKIMRPEVAVIVLTRNAGRLWPDWLKGIQQQTVQAGRYLVVDSESTDHTVALAHAANLDVVTVSAKTFNHGGTRQLAADLCADAQFLVYMTQDAILKQADSLERLLAEFNDDKVGLVFGRHIPRADADLIEQHARSFTYPPQASVQERDCFKSKGYRAAFSSDVYAAYRVTALRSIGGFPQHIIVSEDSYVAARLLLTGWKSVYAADSTVEHSHRYSFLQVFRRYFDVGVFHATEAPLMRLVGKPDKEAGHYVRSLIRFLSASNKWLLPKAGLQTLIRLLGFRLGQHYQRLPLNWCKAISVQKAYWQGVQPGVFLPYVPQYLASSSQPLIMPFQSVLSIQGKLTEIDSANLDY encoded by the coding sequence ATGCAAACAAAAATAATGCGACCAGAGGTAGCGGTTATTGTGTTAACCCGTAATGCGGGGCGTTTATGGCCGGATTGGCTGAAAGGCATTCAGCAACAAACCGTGCAAGCCGGGCGTTATTTAGTAGTGGATTCAGAATCGACTGATCACACCGTTGCCTTAGCCCATGCAGCAAACTTAGATGTGGTTACCGTATCAGCAAAAACGTTTAATCATGGGGGTACACGGCAGTTAGCCGCTGATTTATGTGCAGATGCGCAATTCTTGGTATATATGACACAAGATGCCATTCTGAAACAAGCCGATTCCTTAGAGCGTTTATTAGCGGAATTTAACGATGACAAAGTAGGCTTAGTCTTTGGGCGACACATACCCCGTGCCGATGCGGATTTAATTGAACAACACGCCCGCAGTTTTACGTATCCGCCACAAGCCTCGGTACAAGAGCGGGATTGTTTTAAAAGCAAAGGTTATCGAGCTGCGTTTTCCTCTGATGTTTATGCCGCTTATCGGGTGACTGCATTACGCAGTATTGGGGGTTTTCCACAGCATATTATTGTCAGCGAAGATAGTTATGTGGCGGCACGCTTATTATTGACGGGTTGGAAATCGGTGTACGCCGCTGACAGTACTGTAGAACATTCGCATCGTTATAGCTTTTTACAAGTATTTCGCCGCTATTTCGATGTTGGTGTTTTTCACGCTACCGAAGCACCACTGATGCGTTTAGTCGGAAAACCGGATAAAGAAGCAGGGCATTATGTTAGGTCGTTGATTCGTTTTTTAAGCGCTAGTAATAAGTGGCTATTACCGAAAGCAGGTTTACAAACCCTGATCCGTTTATTAGGGTTTCGCTTAGGACAGCATTATCAACGTTTGCCATTAAACTGGTGTAAAGCAATTAGTGTGCAAAAAGCCTATTGGCAAGGCGTACAGCCGGGGGTATTTTTGCCTTATGTACCGCAATATTTAGCCAGCTCCTCGCAACCGTTAATAATGCCATTTCAATCAGTTCTATCCATTCAGGGTAAGTTAACAGAGATTGACAGCGCTAATTTAGATTATTAG
- a CDS encoding RNA-guided endonuclease TnpB family protein, producing the protein MIISHKIRLDPNHKQATYLAKAAGTARFAYNWALAEWQSQYAAWKNDNSQPKPNQMLLRRQLNAVKREQFPWMLEVTKNAPQMAIIQLGQAFNNFFAGRAQYPQFKKKGKSRDSFTLTNDQFSLDACRIRIPNLGLVRMRETLRFSGKILSATVSRTADQWFASITVDTTSNHLPPAENQGAVGIDLGISALATLSTGEKVAGAKPYKALLSHLQRLSRSLSHKVKGSANRHKAKQKLAKLHARIANIRQDSLHQLTTDLTRRFHTLGIEDLNVSGMVKNRHLSRAISDMGFFEFRRQLDYKATMRGGVVVVADRFFASSKTCAACGEKVEKLPLSIREWTCPVCGAVHDRDINAANNLEKYAVSSTGSACGGEGAGLRRKPKTKPAP; encoded by the coding sequence ATGATCATCAGCCACAAAATCCGCCTTGACCCCAATCATAAACAAGCCACGTACTTGGCGAAAGCCGCAGGCACGGCGCGGTTTGCCTACAACTGGGCATTGGCAGAATGGCAAAGCCAATACGCCGCATGGAAGAACGATAACAGCCAGCCCAAACCTAACCAGATGTTGCTACGCCGCCAGCTAAACGCGGTAAAACGTGAACAATTTCCGTGGATGCTGGAAGTCACCAAAAATGCGCCACAAATGGCGATTATTCAATTGGGGCAGGCCTTCAATAACTTCTTTGCAGGGCGAGCCCAGTACCCACAATTCAAAAAGAAAGGTAAAAGCCGTGACAGCTTTACCCTCACCAACGACCAGTTCAGCCTTGACGCTTGCCGCATCCGCATTCCCAACCTTGGGTTAGTACGGATGCGGGAAACGTTACGCTTTTCCGGCAAAATTCTCTCTGCCACGGTTTCCCGCACCGCTGACCAGTGGTTCGCCAGCATCACCGTGGATACCACCTCAAATCACCTCCCACCTGCCGAAAACCAAGGCGCAGTGGGGATAGATTTGGGCATATCTGCACTGGCAACCCTGTCAACAGGGGAAAAAGTAGCAGGGGCGAAACCGTATAAAGCCTTACTTTCCCACCTGCAACGCTTGTCCCGTAGCCTGTCACACAAGGTCAAGGGCAGTGCCAACCGCCACAAGGCAAAACAGAAGTTGGCAAAACTTCACGCACGTATTGCCAACATCCGCCAAGACAGTTTGCATCAACTCACCACGGATTTAACCCGCCGTTTCCACACCCTTGGCATTGAAGATTTGAACGTATCGGGTATGGTGAAAAACCGCCATTTATCCCGTGCGATCAGCGACATGGGCTTCTTCGAGTTTCGGCGGCAACTGGACTACAAAGCGACCATGCGGGGCGGTGTAGTGGTCGTGGCTGATCGGTTTTTTGCCTCTAGCAAGACCTGTGCAGCGTGTGGTGAAAAAGTAGAAAAGCTCCCGCTGTCGATACGTGAATGGACTTGCCCCGTTTGTGGTGCAGTCCATGACCGTGACATCAACGCTGCCAATAATTTGGAAAAATACGCCGTGAGTTCCACGGGGTCTGCCTGTGGAGGGGAAGGCGCTGGCCTTAGACGAAAGCCGAAGACGAAACCAGCCCCATGA
- a CDS encoding glycosyltransferase family 2 protein yields the protein MQVQILLSTYNGERWLSELLASLLWQTHKHWQLIIRDDGSTDNTWALLQAWQAQHPQRVKCVISEREHVGTTESFNRLVAASDADYLLFCDQDDVWFPEKVELQLNALLALETGQGKANANLVHADLMVVDASKQLVAASFWQARGFNTQQSKQHYLINNVVTGCATIFNRAAADLAFPVPTHALQHDRWLALVCVWFGTVQALPYQLLFYRQHSTNQIGARRPFNFNIAARVKAWSTQAQAFTQRYATRLDPQQADVQVLQALSRLTELKAWQRRQSIVRHRLYKPSLLENVALLLLA from the coding sequence ATGCAAGTACAAATCTTACTTTCAACTTACAATGGCGAACGCTGGCTCAGCGAGTTATTGGCTTCGTTGCTCTGGCAAACGCATAAGCATTGGCAATTGATTATTCGTGATGACGGTTCAACGGATAATACTTGGGCATTATTGCAAGCGTGGCAAGCTCAACATCCACAGCGTGTTAAATGCGTAATCAGCGAACGCGAGCATGTGGGTACAACCGAAAGCTTTAATCGTTTGGTAGCCGCCAGCGATGCAGATTATTTATTGTTTTGCGATCAAGACGATGTATGGTTTCCTGAGAAAGTTGAGTTGCAGCTTAATGCACTACTTGCCCTTGAAACTGGGCAGGGCAAAGCCAATGCCAACTTAGTGCATGCGGATTTAATGGTGGTGGATGCCAGTAAACAGTTAGTGGCAGCCTCTTTCTGGCAAGCACGCGGCTTTAATACCCAGCAAAGCAAGCAACATTATTTAATTAATAATGTGGTAACAGGTTGTGCCACGATTTTTAATCGTGCGGCGGCAGACTTAGCCTTTCCAGTGCCGACGCACGCCTTACAACATGACCGTTGGTTAGCGTTAGTTTGTGTTTGGTTTGGTACAGTGCAAGCCTTGCCTTATCAACTGCTATTTTATCGCCAACACAGTACCAACCAAATTGGTGCACGTCGCCCGTTTAATTTCAATATTGCTGCCCGAGTCAAAGCATGGAGTACCCAAGCTCAAGCCTTTACGCAACGTTACGCTACCCGTTTAGACCCGCAGCAAGCCGATGTGCAAGTGTTACAAGCATTAAGCCGTTTAACCGAGTTAAAAGCGTGGCAACGTCGCCAATCTATTGTACGGCATCGCCTGTATAAACCCAGTTTGTTAGAAAACGTAGCGTTATTGTTACTAGCGTAG
- a CDS encoding IS607 family transposase — protein sequence MDKLITISEAAERLGISPTTLRRWEASGKLIPERTQGNQRRYRLSQIEPATHLRKQDRKTLAYARVSSHDQKDDLEWQKRVLELYCAQQDWTFELISDLGSGVNYYKKGLKRLLNEILAGNVGRLVITHKDRLLRLGAELVFSICEAKQVEVVIVNKGEDTTFEEDLATDVLEIITVFSARLYGSRSRKNKKLLDGVKKAVEESQA from the coding sequence ATGGATAAGTTAATCACCATCAGCGAAGCAGCAGAACGGTTAGGCATCAGCCCGACGACCTTACGGCGTTGGGAGGCGTCCGGCAAACTGATACCAGAGCGGACACAAGGCAACCAACGCCGCTACCGCCTTTCACAAATTGAACCTGCTACGCACCTGCGCAAACAGGACAGAAAAACGCTCGCCTACGCCCGTGTTTCTAGCCACGACCAAAAAGACGACTTGGAATGGCAAAAACGAGTGCTGGAACTGTACTGCGCCCAACAAGATTGGACATTCGAGCTAATATCCGACCTCGGTTCAGGCGTGAACTATTACAAAAAAGGGCTTAAACGCCTGTTGAATGAGATTCTGGCGGGTAATGTTGGGCGGTTGGTCATCACCCACAAAGACCGCCTACTACGGCTTGGGGCGGAACTGGTGTTTTCCATCTGCGAAGCCAAACAAGTGGAGGTGGTGATCGTGAATAAAGGTGAGGACACCACCTTTGAGGAAGACCTAGCAACCGATGTGCTGGAAATCATCACCGTTTTCTCGGCACGCTTGTACGGCTCACGTTCCCGCAAAAACAAAAAGCTACTGGACGGGGTAAAGAAAGCCGTGGAAGAATCGCAGGCATGA
- a CDS encoding glycosyltransferase has protein sequence MRADHTGTNICTISVIVPVYNHEAWVAQALHSILQQCYQALELIVIDDASSDQSWSVVQSVCQQYPHASIQCRQHITNQGAAATLNEGLSLATGEYIAILNSDDYWHPQRLASLMSYAQAVNADFLGTDVDLIDGESIRLTEQDEPHWLTWFAGLKQDYQQQQDLLATVLQGNLFISTSNFFMHKRVVAAVGEFKDLRYVHDYDYLLRVLSQGFKAEILPDTYLSYRLHRSNTIREQPLAAIRENMGMLLGYLPRLSSQLTPARLRGLQIQLQNLYRYTHEEWQSDLHLTQQAVERELMPLIQDRDAWISERDTWIKERDGIIQQQAKAISDLAEQAAQVQDQLQTQAQWLADRDQWIAERDAWIAERDSLIKSLQSHLQQHQHWVLERDTWIADRERWIVERDLLIQQQAQHIQLQQQWVADRDAWIAERDTWLDERDQLIQQLRQQQRQLTQSWSYRLGRGLLAPLRWLRFKRTSTEATYYA, from the coding sequence ATGCGTGCAGACCATACGGGAACTAATATTTGCACAATCAGCGTAATTGTGCCGGTGTATAATCACGAGGCTTGGGTTGCCCAAGCCTTGCATTCTATCCTACAGCAATGTTATCAAGCGCTTGAATTAATTGTGATTGATGATGCGTCTAGCGATCAATCATGGTCAGTTGTGCAAAGTGTTTGCCAGCAATACCCTCATGCCAGCATTCAGTGTCGGCAACACATCACTAATCAAGGTGCAGCCGCCACGCTCAATGAAGGCTTAAGCCTTGCCACGGGCGAGTACATTGCCATCTTAAATTCAGATGATTATTGGCATCCGCAACGTTTAGCCAGTCTGATGAGCTATGCGCAAGCCGTTAATGCCGATTTTCTAGGCACAGACGTAGATTTAATTGACGGCGAATCTATTAGGCTAACAGAGCAAGACGAGCCACATTGGTTAACGTGGTTTGCAGGTTTAAAACAAGATTATCAGCAGCAACAAGATTTATTGGCGACAGTGCTGCAAGGTAACTTATTCATTTCTACTTCTAATTTCTTTATGCACAAGCGCGTAGTAGCAGCGGTAGGTGAGTTTAAGGACTTACGCTATGTGCATGATTATGACTATCTCTTGCGGGTGCTAAGCCAAGGCTTTAAAGCGGAAATCTTGCCGGATACGTATTTGTCTTATCGCTTGCATCGCTCAAATACCATTCGTGAACAACCGTTAGCCGCGATTCGGGAAAATATGGGGATGCTGTTGGGTTATTTACCGCGCTTAAGTTCGCAGTTAACTCCCGCTCGTTTACGAGGTTTGCAAATTCAATTACAGAATCTATATCGTTATACCCATGAAGAATGGCAAAGCGATCTGCATTTAACCCAACAAGCGGTTGAGCGCGAGCTAATGCCATTAATTCAAGATCGAGATGCGTGGATTAGTGAGCGGGATACGTGGATTAAGGAACGCGATGGCATTATTCAACAACAAGCGAAAGCCATTAGTGATTTAGCAGAACAAGCGGCACAAGTGCAAGATCAGTTACAAACGCAAGCCCAATGGTTGGCAGACCGTGATCAATGGATTGCCGAACGCGACGCTTGGATTGCTGAGCGTGATAGCTTAATTAAAAGCTTACAAAGCCACTTGCAGCAGCATCAACATTGGGTATTAGAGCGAGATACATGGATTGCAGATCGTGAACGCTGGATTGTCGAACGTGATTTATTAATTCAACAACAAGCCCAACATATTCAGTTACAACAACAGTGGGTGGCGGATCGGGACGCATGGATTGCCGAAAGGGATACGTGGCTTGATGAGCGCGATCAACTGATTCAGCAATTACGCCAGCAACAACGGCAATTAACGCAGAGTTGGAGCTATCGTTTGGGGCGTGGTTTATTAGCGCCATTACGCTGGTTGCGTTTTAAACGGACAAGTACCGAGGCGACCTATTATGCCTAG
- the rplM gene encoding 50S ribosomal protein L13, with product MKTFSAKPAEVKRDWYVVNAEGKALGRLATEVARRLRGKHKPEYTPHVDTGDYIVIINADKVAVTGNKAKDKTYYSHTGYIGNMRAFTFEKMQQRAPGRVIELAIKGMLPKNPLGRAMFRKLKVYAGTEHNHQAQQPQALDF from the coding sequence ATGAAGACATTCAGTGCAAAGCCGGCTGAGGTGAAACGCGATTGGTATGTCGTGAATGCCGAAGGCAAGGCACTAGGCCGTTTGGCTACCGAAGTTGCCCGGCGTTTGCGTGGCAAGCATAAACCAGAATATACCCCGCATGTGGATACCGGCGACTATATCGTAATTATCAATGCTGATAAAGTTGCGGTAACCGGTAATAAAGCGAAAGATAAAACCTACTATTCACATACAGGTTATATCGGCAATATGCGTGCCTTTACCTTTGAAAAAATGCAACAACGTGCCCCCGGTCGTGTTATTGAATTAGCTATCAAAGGCATGTTACCGAAAAACCCATTAGGTCGTGCAATGTTCCGTAAATTAAAAGTTTACGCTGGCACTGAACATAATCATCAAGCACAACAGCCACAAGCGCTGGATTTCTAA